A window of Candidatus Saccharimonadales bacterium contains these coding sequences:
- a CDS encoding NUDIX domain-containing protein — translation MKIDDTMHPAQVTILHALLFRPAANFSELQKASKLSSDHFNFHLKQMVEQGVVLKKDDGTYELTQAGKEYANRFDTDERVVERQPKIGVLVVLERDDGKTLAQQRQKQPFFGYWGRVTGKVRWGETIMETAARELMEETGLTADLEFKGVYHKMDYKDGTHEMLEDKVFMLVHGTNPRGTLKEQFDGGTNAWLSPEELLGNEKVFEGIVQISDAIHKPGIHFEETSYFHDPKDY, via the coding sequence ATGAAAATAGACGATACGATGCACCCCGCCCAAGTTACCATCCTACATGCTTTGCTATTTCGGCCGGCCGCAAACTTTAGCGAGTTGCAAAAAGCCAGCAAGCTTTCAAGTGATCACTTCAACTTTCATCTCAAGCAGATGGTCGAACAGGGTGTTGTGCTGAAAAAAGACGACGGGACCTACGAACTGACCCAGGCTGGCAAGGAGTATGCGAACCGCTTCGACACTGATGAGCGAGTTGTTGAGCGACAGCCGAAGATTGGCGTACTCGTTGTCCTTGAGCGTGACGACGGCAAGACGCTCGCTCAGCAGCGTCAGAAACAGCCGTTTTTCGGTTACTGGGGCCGCGTAACTGGCAAAGTTCGCTGGGGTGAGACGATCATGGAGACTGCTGCTCGGGAACTGATGGAAGAGACCGGGTTAACTGCTGACCTGGAATTCAAGGGCGTCTATCACAAGATGGATTATAAGGACGGGACGCACGAGATGCTCGAGGATAAGGTCTTTATGCTGGTCCACGGCACCAATCCACGTGGCACACTCAAAGAGCAGTTTGATGGTGGCACCAACGCCTGGCTCTCACCAGAAGAGCTATTGGGCAATGAGAAAGTTTTCGAAGGCATCGTTCAGATAAGCGACGCGATCCACAAACCCGGTATTCACTTCGAAGAGACCTCTTACTTTCACGACCCCAAAGACTACTAG